Below is a window of Cupriavidus sp. MP-37 DNA.
CGTGGTCAAGGTCGATATCCTGATCAACAGCGACAAGGTCGATGCGCTGTCGGTGATCGTGCATCGCTCCAATTCGCAATACCGCGGGCGCGAAGTCGCGGCCAAGATGCGCGAGATCATTCCGCGCCAGATGTACGACGTGGCGATCCAGGCCGCCATCGGCTCGAATATCATCGCCCGTGAAAACGTCAAGGCGCTGCGCAAGAACGTGCTGGCCAAGTGCTACGGCGGCGATATCTCGCGCAAGAAGAAGCTGCTGGAAAAGCAGAAGGCGGGCAAGAAGCGGATGAAGCAGGTCGGTACCGTCGAAATTCCGCAGGAGGCCTTCCTGGCCATCCTGCAAGTCGACGACAAGTAATTGCCGCGGGCAGGGCAGTGGCAGGGCCACGCCCGGCAGCCTTGCCGGCGTGGTGACAGAACAGGCTGTACCAGGATTTCCAAGAACCAGAAGCCGTCATGAATTTTGCACTGATCCTTTTTGTGCTGGTGGTGATTACGGGCGTGGCATGGGTGGCCGACAAGCTCGTGTTCGAGCGGCAACGCCGCTCTTCGGCGCGGCTTGCGCTGGCCGAGTTCGATTCGCAACAGGGCCGCCTGCAGGGCAGCTTCGGCACGGCGGATGCCGACGCCACGCGCAAGCGCCTGGCCGAGGAAAAACTGCGCCAGCCGTGGTGGCTGGAATATTCGGCCAGTTTCTTCCCGGTGATCCTGGCGGTGTTCGTGCTGCGCTCGTTCGTGGTCGAGCCGTTCAAGATCCCGTCCGGCTCGATGATCCCGACGCTGCTGATCGGCGATTTCATCCTCGTCAACAAGTACGAGTACGGCATCCGCTTGCCGGTGGTGAACAAGAAGATCATGGACATGGGCGAGCCGCAGCGCGGCGACGTGATGGTGTTCCGCTACCCCAAGGACCCGTCGCTCGACTACATCAAGCGCGTGATCGGCGTGCCGGGCGATGTGGTGCAATACGCCAACAAGCGCCTGACCATCAACGGCAAGCCCGCGGAATACACCGCGCTGCCTGACTTCCTGGACGAGGAGCGCCTGGCGTATTCCAGGCATTTCCGCGAAAAGCTCCCGGGCGGCGTCGATCATGGCATCCTGAACGACGCCGACCGGCCGGCCTTTATCGCGGGCGCGGATCCGGATTTTCCGTACCGGGACAACTGCACCTACAATCAACAGGGTGTGACGTGCAAGGTACCTGCAGGTCATTATTTCGTCATGGGAGACAACCGCGACAACAGCCTGGATTCCCGCTACTGGGGTTTCGTGCCGGACCAGAACATCGTCGGCAAGGCCTTCGTGATCTGGATGAACCTGGGCAATTTCGGACGCGTGGGATCGTTCAAGTAAGCATCTCCGCGGCGCAAGAACACTCAACAGAACGAGGGCAGGCGCGATGGGTCGATTTGGGAAGGTGGGGGCAGCAAACCATCCGGCATGGCGCCGGGCGGGCGCCGGCGGGTTTTCCGTGTGGACGCTGCTGGTGGTCGTGGTGTTCGTGGTCGGCGTGGCCTTGCCGGCCCTGCGCGCGATCCCGAGCCTGGTGGAATATTTTTCGGTCAAGCGCGCCGCCGGCTATGCCAAGCAGCGCGCGGCCAATAAACGTGAAGTGGTCGAATTCTTCGAGAAGCAGGCCGCCATCGACCGGATTACCGCGGTCAAGGGCGAAGACCTGCTGATCCGGGAAGACGATAACGGCACCATCCAGTCGGTCGATTTCTCGTACCGCACCGAGGTGCCTGTCTACGGACCCCTGAGCCTGTTGATTACCTATTCAGGAACGCAGCACTGATATGAACCTCGACGCCTTGCAGCAACGACTCGGCTACCGATTCAGCAAGCCCGAATTGCTGCAACAGGCGCTGACGCACCGCAGTCACAGCGCCCAGCACAACGAACGCCTGGAATTCCTCGGCGACTCGGTGCTCAATTGCGCCGTGGCCGACATGCTCTATGGCATGTTCGGCAAGCTCGACGAGGGCGACCTGTCGCGGGTGCGGGCCAACCTGGTCAAGCAGCAGGCGCTCTACGAAATCGCCCAGATGCTGCAGTTGTCCGAGACCCTGCGCCTGGGCGAGGGCGAACTGAAGAGCGGCGGCTTTCGGCGCCCCTCGATCCTGGCCGATGCGCTCGAAGCCATCGTCGGCGCGGTGTTTCTCGACGCCGGCTTCGATGCCGCGCGCGCGCTGATCCGCAAGCTCTATATCCCGATCCTGGAGCAGGTCGATCCGCGCACGCTGGGCAAGGACGCCAAGACGCTGCTGCAGGAATACCTGCAGGGCCACAAGATTGCCCTGCCGCAATATAACGTAATCGCCACACACGGCGCCGCGCACAGCCAGCAGTTTGAAGTCGAGTGCACCGTGCCTAAACTGGAAGTCCGGGTGTTCGGCACCGGCGCGTCGCGGCGCGCCGCCGAGCAGGCGGCCGCCAAGCTGGCGCTGGACGAAGTCCAGAAGCTGGTGCCGCAGCTGCTCAAGCGCAGCCGCGCCGAGCGTACCGGCAAGACCCGCAAGCAACCCCAGCCGCAGGACCCGCAGCTGTCTCTCAGGTTGAAGGAATGACCGAATCTAACCATCCGCAGCAAGACGCGGCGGATACCCCGGCCGCGGCATTCCGCTGCGGCACCGTGGCCATCGTCGGCCGTCCCAACGTGGGCAAGTCCACGCTGATGAACGCGCTGGTCGGCCAGAAGATCAGCATCACCTCGCGCAAGGCACAGACCACGCGGCATCGCATCGTCGGCATCCAGACCACGGATGACGCGCAGTATGTGTTCGTCGACACGCCGGGCTTCCAGACCCGCCACGCCAGCGCGCTGAACCGCTCGCTGAACCGCGCGGTGACCTCGACGCTGTCGTCGGTGGACCTGGTGCTGTTCGTGGTCGAGGCCGGCTACTACGGCGCCGACGACGAGAAGGTGCTGTCGCTGCTGCCGAAGAACACGCCGGTGCTGCTGGTGGCCAACAAGCTCGACCGCATCGGCGAGAACCGCTCGGAAGTGATGATGCCCTTCCTGGAAAAGATGGGGCAGCTGTTCCCGTTCCGCGAAGTGGTGCCGATGTCGGCCAAGACCCGCGACCATATCGCGCGGCTGTTCGACATCATCCGCCCCTACCTGCCGGAAGGCGAGCCGATGTACGACGCCGACGCCATGACCGACCGCAGCGAGCGCTTCCTGGCGTCGGAAATCATCCGCGAGAAGGTGTTCCGCTGGACCGGCGACGAGCTGCCGTACACCAGCACCGTGATCATCGACAAGTTCGAGACCGAAGGCCGCCTGCGCCGCGTCTTTGCCACCATCCTGGTCGAGCGCGATGCGCACAAGGCCATGATCATCGGCAACAAGGGCAGCAAGCTCAAGCAGATCTCCACCGAGGCGCGCCTGGACATGGAAAAGCTGTTCGACGGCAAGGTCTATCTGGAAATGTGGATCAAGGTGAAGAGCGGCTGGGCCGACAACGAAGCCGGCCTGCGG
It encodes the following:
- the era gene encoding GTPase Era, whose translation is MTESNHPQQDAADTPAAAFRCGTVAIVGRPNVGKSTLMNALVGQKISITSRKAQTTRHRIVGIQTTDDAQYVFVDTPGFQTRHASALNRSLNRAVTSTLSSVDLVLFVVEAGYYGADDEKVLSLLPKNTPVLLVANKLDRIGENRSEVMMPFLEKMGQLFPFREVVPMSAKTRDHIARLFDIIRPYLPEGEPMYDADAMTDRSERFLASEIIREKVFRWTGDELPYTSTVIIDKFETEGRLRRVFATILVERDAHKAMIIGNKGSKLKQISTEARLDMEKLFDGKVYLEMWIKVKSGWADNEAGLRAYGYE
- the lepB gene encoding signal peptidase I, whose translation is MNFALILFVLVVITGVAWVADKLVFERQRRSSARLALAEFDSQQGRLQGSFGTADADATRKRLAEEKLRQPWWLEYSASFFPVILAVFVLRSFVVEPFKIPSGSMIPTLLIGDFILVNKYEYGIRLPVVNKKIMDMGEPQRGDVMVFRYPKDPSLDYIKRVIGVPGDVVQYANKRLTINGKPAEYTALPDFLDEERLAYSRHFREKLPGGVDHGILNDADRPAFIAGADPDFPYRDNCTYNQQGVTCKVPAGHYFVMGDNRDNSLDSRYWGFVPDQNIVGKAFVIWMNLGNFGRVGSFK
- a CDS encoding DUF4845 domain-containing protein, producing MGRFGKVGAANHPAWRRAGAGGFSVWTLLVVVVFVVGVALPALRAIPSLVEYFSVKRAAGYAKQRAANKREVVEFFEKQAAIDRITAVKGEDLLIREDDNGTIQSVDFSYRTEVPVYGPLSLLITYSGTQH
- the rnc gene encoding ribonuclease III, with amino-acid sequence MNLDALQQRLGYRFSKPELLQQALTHRSHSAQHNERLEFLGDSVLNCAVADMLYGMFGKLDEGDLSRVRANLVKQQALYEIAQMLQLSETLRLGEGELKSGGFRRPSILADALEAIVGAVFLDAGFDAARALIRKLYIPILEQVDPRTLGKDAKTLLQEYLQGHKIALPQYNVIATHGAAHSQQFEVECTVPKLEVRVFGTGASRRAAEQAAAKLALDEVQKLVPQLLKRSRAERTGKTRKQPQPQDPQLSLRLKE